Proteins found in one Methylobacter sp. S3L5C genomic segment:
- the rpmF gene encoding 50S ribosomal protein L32, with protein sequence MAVQKSKVSRSRRGQRRSHDALTAKALTQDPITGEMHLRHHMTPDGYFKGRQIVGASEE encoded by the coding sequence ATGGCCGTACAGAAAAGCAAAGTGTCACGTTCAAGACGTGGTCAGCGTCGTTCACATGACGCCTTAACAGCAAAAGCATTAACTCAAGATCCAATCACTGGTGAAATGCATTTGCGTCATCACATGACTCCGGACGGTTACTTTAAAGGTCGTCAGATAGTAGGCGCAAGCGAAGAGTAA
- the plsX gene encoding phosphate acyltransferase PlsX: protein MSLTISIDAMGGDLGPKVTIPASLDCLKNNPDLKLILVGDEAVIKQLMPSELADYQDRLTIYHASQCVDMDESPSKALKNKKDSSMRVAINMVRDGHADACVSAGNTGALMATARFVLKMIPGIDRPAIISTLPSIHGHTHVLDLGANVDCTAEHLFQFAIMGNELVKAVDAIDNPKVGLLNIGEEDTKGNGQVKAAAKLLENSSLNYIGYVEGDSLNAGHIKVDLIVTDGFVGNVALKSIEGAAKMIGFGLKEAFGKNILTKLVGLLAYPVLKSFKQRIDPRLYNGASFLGLRGLVIKSHGGADVLAFKTAIQLAEIEVKKDVIRKISEQVEKILALREIA from the coding sequence GTGAGTTTAACAATTTCAATTGATGCGATGGGCGGGGATCTCGGTCCTAAAGTCACCATTCCGGCATCATTGGATTGTTTAAAAAACAATCCAGACTTAAAACTGATTTTAGTAGGCGATGAAGCTGTTATTAAACAGTTAATGCCATCAGAATTAGCCGATTATCAAGACAGACTCACTATCTATCATGCATCCCAGTGCGTTGATATGGATGAGTCACCATCCAAGGCGCTTAAAAATAAAAAAGATTCATCAATGCGGGTTGCTATCAATATGGTTCGTGATGGCCATGCCGATGCTTGCGTGAGTGCTGGTAATACTGGCGCTTTAATGGCAACTGCGCGCTTTGTTTTGAAAATGATTCCAGGGATTGACCGTCCTGCCATTATTTCTACGTTACCATCAATTCATGGGCATACTCATGTGCTTGATTTGGGAGCAAATGTAGATTGTACTGCGGAGCATCTTTTTCAATTTGCCATTATGGGCAATGAATTGGTTAAAGCGGTTGATGCAATTGATAACCCAAAAGTTGGTTTGCTCAACATCGGCGAAGAAGATACGAAAGGTAATGGGCAGGTTAAAGCTGCTGCAAAATTATTGGAAAATTCATCGTTAAATTATATTGGTTATGTAGAAGGTGACTCTTTAAATGCCGGGCATATCAAAGTTGATTTGATTGTTACTGATGGATTTGTTGGTAATGTTGCGCTTAAATCAATTGAAGGAGCGGCCAAAATGATTGGCTTTGGATTAAAAGAGGCCTTTGGCAAAAACATTTTAACCAAGCTGGTTGGTTTGCTTGCCTATCCGGTTCTTAAGTCGTTTAAACAGCGTATAGATCCTCGTTTGTATAATGGCGCCAGTTTTTTGGGTCTTAGGGGATTAGTTATTAAAAGTCATGGTGGGGCGGATGTTCTTGCTTTTAAAACGGCTATTCAGCTTGCTGAAATTGAAGTTAAAAAAGATGTCATTAGAAAGATAAGCGAGCAAGTAGAGAAAATCTTGGCTCTGAGAGAGATTGCATGA
- a CDS encoding beta-ketoacyl-ACP synthase III produces the protein MIRYSKVIGTGGYLPEEIRTNEQISETVDTSDSWIYERTGIKSRRIAGPNESAASMAEIAARQAIEAAGCDPEDIDLIIVATGTPDLVYPSTGCLLQQRLGIKNAVAFDVQAACSGSIFGLSIADQYIKSGAAKTVLVVGTEICSRIVDWTDRGTCILFGDGAGAILLGASDEAGILSTHIHSDGEYKDLLYCPNPHVATDANKHEAAYISMCGNEVFKVAVNTLGRIVDETLEANNMEQSDIDWLVPHQANIRIIAATAKKLKMSMDQVVVTLEDQGNTSSASVLLAFNEAVRDGRIKRGQMILLEAFGGGFTWGTVLIKY, from the coding sequence ATGATTCGTTATTCAAAAGTAATCGGTACTGGTGGTTATCTTCCAGAAGAAATTCGCACTAATGAACAAATATCAGAGACTGTTGACACCTCAGATAGCTGGATATATGAACGGACAGGCATTAAAAGCCGTCGAATTGCAGGGCCGAATGAATCCGCTGCCAGCATGGCCGAAATTGCTGCCAGACAGGCCATAGAGGCCGCGGGTTGCGATCCGGAAGATATTGACTTGATAATTGTTGCAACAGGCACGCCTGATCTCGTTTATCCGAGTACAGGTTGCTTGCTGCAGCAACGTTTAGGCATTAAAAACGCCGTTGCTTTTGATGTGCAGGCCGCTTGTTCAGGATCGATTTTTGGCTTGAGTATTGCCGATCAATATATCAAGTCAGGTGCAGCCAAGACGGTGCTTGTTGTCGGCACTGAAATTTGTTCGCGCATTGTCGACTGGACGGATCGGGGTACCTGCATTTTATTTGGCGACGGAGCGGGGGCTATATTGTTGGGCGCTTCAGACGAGGCGGGTATTTTATCTACGCATATTCATTCCGATGGGGAATATAAAGATTTGTTGTATTGCCCAAATCCTCACGTTGCTACGGATGCAAATAAGCATGAAGCTGCTTACATCAGCATGTGCGGCAACGAGGTGTTTAAAGTCGCTGTTAATACCCTGGGCCGGATTGTCGATGAAACGCTGGAAGCAAATAATATGGAGCAGTCGGATATTGACTGGCTGGTTCCCCATCAGGCAAATATACGAATCATTGCCGCGACCGCTAAAAAATTAAAAATGTCCATGGACCAGGTTGTGGTGACGCTTGAAGATCAGGGTAATACCTCTTCTGCTTCGGTGCTGCTTGCCTTCAATGAAGCGGTTCGTGATGGCCGCATTAAGCGAGGACAAATGATCTTGCTTGAAGCCTTTGGCGGCGGATTTACTTGGGGTACTGTGTTAATTAAATACTAA
- the fabD gene encoding ACP S-malonyltransferase produces the protein MSKQMNNLAFIFPGQGSQSLGMLSDLAVNHDEVKHTFERASDALGKDLWSIVVKGPEEDLNQTQNTQPAMLAAGVAVWEVWRKHSAIRPGWMAGHSLGEYTALVCSGAMSFEDAIKLVAVRGQLMQDAVPVGVGSMAAILGLDDQQVVTICAQVAENEVVSAVNFNAPGQVVIAGNLAAVERAMLAAKEAGAKRALLLPVSVPSHCALMQSAADKLDQYLLNTVIDEPKITLIHNVDVASHTMQELIRQALKEQLYKPVRWVDTIKLMQDRGVTRFVECGPGKVLIGLNKRIAKEAEHFSMYDPESLNKVLEQFNG, from the coding sequence ATGAGCAAGCAAATGAACAACTTGGCTTTTATTTTTCCCGGGCAGGGTTCCCAGTCTTTGGGTATGCTGTCGGATTTGGCGGTCAACCATGATGAGGTAAAGCATACCTTTGAGCGTGCCTCTGATGCGCTAGGCAAGGATTTATGGTCTATTGTGGTCAAGGGGCCAGAAGAGGATCTTAATCAGACGCAAAATACACAACCTGCCATGCTGGCTGCAGGTGTCGCCGTTTGGGAGGTTTGGCGTAAGCATAGCGCTATTCGGCCAGGCTGGATGGCAGGACATAGTCTTGGAGAATATACTGCGCTGGTTTGTTCAGGTGCCATGTCTTTTGAAGATGCTATAAAGCTGGTTGCAGTGAGAGGGCAATTAATGCAGGACGCTGTGCCTGTTGGTGTCGGATCAATGGCGGCAATTTTGGGGCTTGACGATCAACAGGTTGTTACTATTTGTGCTCAGGTTGCCGAAAATGAGGTGGTATCTGCAGTTAACTTTAATGCGCCTGGTCAAGTAGTTATCGCTGGTAATCTTGCTGCTGTTGAAAGGGCAATGCTTGCGGCTAAAGAAGCAGGGGCTAAGCGCGCCCTGTTATTGCCGGTTAGTGTGCCTTCTCATTGTGCCCTGATGCAATCAGCTGCTGATAAGCTGGATCAATATCTGCTGAATACAGTTATTGATGAGCCGAAAATAACTCTGATTCATAATGTCGATGTGGCTTCACATACTATGCAGGAATTAATTCGTCAGGCATTAAAAGAGCAGTTGTATAAGCCGGTGCGCTGGGTTGATACCATTAAGCTGATGCAGGATAGAGGTGTCACCCGTTTTGTTGAGTGCGGTCCTGGCAAGGTATTAATCGGGTTAAATAAGCGCATCGCCAAAGAGGCTGAACATTTTTCCATGTATGATCCTGAATCGTTAAATAAAGTATTGGAGCAATTCAATGGTTAA
- the fabG gene encoding 3-oxoacyl-ACP reductase FabG yields MVKQIALVTGASRGIGRAIAERLADDGFFVVGTATSDAGADLISVYLDGNGKGIKLDVSDAESVAQVIKEINTEFGAPTVLVNNAGITKDNLLMRMKDDEWDDIINTNLTSVFRMSKAVLRGMMKAKTGRIINISSVVGFTGNAGQANYAAAKAGMIGFAKSMAKEVGSRNITVNTVAPGFIDTDMTRELNDDIKNALLASIPLSRLGEAKEIAHTVAFLASAGAGYITGETLHVNGGMFMP; encoded by the coding sequence ATGGTTAAGCAAATAGCCTTAGTAACCGGTGCAAGCCGAGGTATCGGCAGGGCAATCGCCGAAAGATTGGCAGATGACGGCTTTTTTGTTGTCGGCACTGCAACATCAGATGCTGGTGCTGATTTAATTTCCGTTTATTTGGACGGGAATGGCAAGGGTATTAAGCTTGATGTTTCTGATGCTGAATCTGTTGCACAAGTTATCAAAGAAATTAATACCGAGTTTGGTGCGCCTACTGTATTAGTTAACAATGCCGGTATCACCAAAGATAATTTGTTGATGCGGATGAAAGATGATGAATGGGATGACATTATCAATACCAACTTAACATCTGTTTTCAGGATGAGTAAGGCGGTGTTACGCGGGATGATGAAAGCCAAGACAGGCCGTATTATTAATATTTCATCTGTGGTCGGGTTTACCGGTAACGCAGGTCAGGCGAATTACGCGGCTGCAAAAGCCGGAATGATTGGTTTTGCCAAATCAATGGCGAAAGAAGTTGGGTCGCGTAATATTACCGTTAATACGGTTGCTCCCGGATTTATTGATACTGATATGACCCGGGAATTAAATGATGATATTAAAAATGCCCTGTTGGCATCGATTCCTTTGTCTCGATTAGGGGAGGCAAAAGAAATTGCCCACACTGTTGCATTCCTTGCTTCTGCTGGTGCTGGTTATATTACCGGTGAAACCTTGCATGTAAATGGTGGGATGTTTATGCCTTAA
- the acpP gene encoding acyl carrier protein, with translation MSNIEERVKKIVAEQLGVKEDIAIDASFVDDLGADSLDTVELVMALEEEFECEIPDDEAEKITTVQQAIDYVGKHA, from the coding sequence ATGAGTAACATTGAAGAACGAGTAAAAAAGATTGTTGCAGAGCAATTAGGTGTTAAAGAAGATATCGCTATCGATGCTTCATTTGTGGATGATCTTGGTGCCGATTCTCTGGATACAGTTGAACTCGTTATGGCTCTTGAAGAAGAATTTGAATGCGAAATTCCAGACGATGAAGCTGAAAAAATTACTACTGTTCAGCAAGCTATTGATTACGTAGGAAAACACGCGTAA
- the fabF gene encoding beta-ketoacyl-ACP synthase II: protein MSKRRVVITGLGAVTCLANSVPETWDGIINGKSGITPIDSFDISLFASTFGGVIRNFDIAQYIPDKDAKRMDGFIHYGIAAGSQAIEDSGLEVTEANAERIGVAIGSGIGGITGIEECYATYEKGGPRRISPFFVPGNIINMISGNLSIKYGLKGPNFAIVTACATGTHNIGDAARLIKYGDADVMIAGGAERCTTSPTAMGGFASSKALSRRNDNPQAASRPWDRDRDGFVLSDGAGVVVLEELEHAKARGAKIYAELVGYGMSSDAYHITTPSAGGEGAARCMRNALRDAGINTDAVDYINAHGTSTPAGDVGETQAMKAALGDSAYNVAISSTKSMLGHMLGAAGGIEAVITALSIQNQIAPPTINLENQDPECDLDFVPNTARNMKIDIAMSNSFGFGGTNGSLVFKRYE from the coding sequence TTGAGCAAACGTCGAGTTGTAATAACTGGATTGGGTGCGGTTACGTGCTTAGCCAACTCTGTTCCAGAAACCTGGGATGGTATTATTAACGGTAAAAGCGGAATAACACCAATCGATTCTTTTGATATTTCTCTTTTTGCCAGTACTTTTGGTGGTGTCATAAGAAACTTTGACATTGCCCAGTATATTCCTGACAAAGATGCCAAGCGTATGGATGGTTTTATCCATTACGGCATAGCGGCGGGTTCTCAAGCCATTGAAGATTCAGGCCTTGAAGTTACCGAGGCAAACGCAGAACGTATTGGCGTAGCGATTGGCTCAGGTATTGGCGGCATCACCGGCATTGAAGAATGTTATGCCACTTATGAGAAAGGCGGACCCCGCCGCATTTCCCCATTCTTTGTTCCTGGCAACATTATCAATATGATTTCAGGTAATCTTTCCATTAAATACGGGTTAAAAGGACCTAATTTTGCCATTGTTACTGCCTGTGCCACAGGTACGCATAACATTGGTGATGCCGCACGTTTAATTAAATATGGTGACGCCGATGTGATGATTGCTGGCGGCGCGGAGCGCTGTACAACATCACCGACAGCTATGGGTGGGTTTGCTTCCTCCAAGGCGCTATCGCGTCGTAATGATAACCCGCAAGCGGCAAGTCGTCCCTGGGACAGGGATCGTGACGGCTTTGTCTTGAGTGATGGTGCGGGCGTCGTTGTTCTTGAAGAACTGGAGCATGCCAAGGCTCGTGGTGCAAAAATTTATGCTGAATTAGTCGGTTATGGTATGAGTTCTGATGCTTATCACATCACAACGCCTTCAGCTGGTGGTGAAGGTGCGGCTAGGTGTATGAGAAATGCGCTTCGTGATGCGGGCATAAACACCGATGCTGTTGATTATATTAATGCCCACGGTACCTCAACACCGGCAGGTGATGTCGGTGAAACTCAAGCAATGAAAGCTGCATTAGGCGATTCTGCCTATAACGTGGCAATCAGTTCGACAAAATCCATGCTTGGTCATATGTTGGGCGCTGCAGGCGGTATTGAGGCAGTCATTACGGCACTAAGTATTCAAAACCAAATTGCTCCGCCAACCATTAATCTTGAAAATCAGGATCCTGAATGCGATCTTGATTTTGTACCGAATACGGCAAGAAATATGAAAATTGACATCGCCATGTCCAATTCGTTTGGTTTTGGTGGTACAAATGGTTCTTTGGTTTTTAAGCGTTACGAGTAA
- the pabC gene encoding aminodeoxychorismate lyase, whose amino-acid sequence MILVNGECRAHIEISDRGFQYGDGLFETIAITNGQPVFFDQHMARLQAGCRRLAIPFPDIGLLRLEAQKLSQHSGSAVLKLIITRGSGGRGYRQPDVIQATRVLSLHPSPDYPDIFKQQGIVTRFCDIRLGLNPALAGIKHLNRLEQVLARAEWSDPAIQEGIMLDINEHVIEGTMTNLFYVKNNTLYTSLLTLAGVAGIIRGLIMINSSCDGISVIEHTFTKDELLSADEVFVCNSIIGIWPVKQIAGTCFSVGAITRQLQIKLAQFEKKAISSGL is encoded by the coding sequence ATGATTCTCGTTAATGGTGAATGCCGGGCGCATATTGAAATATCCGATCGTGGCTTTCAATACGGTGATGGTTTATTTGAAACAATAGCCATCACTAATGGACAGCCTGTTTTTTTTGATCAACATATGGCCCGGTTACAGGCAGGTTGTCGCCGCTTGGCTATTCCTTTTCCGGATATTGGGTTGCTCAGGCTTGAGGCTCAAAAACTTTCCCAACATTCCGGTAGTGCCGTTCTTAAGCTGATAATCACTCGTGGTTCCGGTGGGCGAGGCTATCGTCAACCTGATGTTATTCAGGCTACCCGCGTATTAAGTTTACATCCGTCTCCTGATTATCCTGATATCTTTAAACAACAAGGTATCGTTACCCGTTTCTGTGATATCCGTTTAGGATTAAATCCTGCGTTGGCGGGTATTAAGCATCTAAATCGGCTTGAGCAGGTACTGGCTCGTGCTGAATGGTCTGATCCTGCCATTCAGGAAGGAATTATGCTGGACATAAATGAGCATGTCATTGAAGGAACAATGACCAATTTGTTCTATGTTAAAAACAATACCCTGTACACATCATTACTTACGTTAGCCGGTGTTGCCGGTATTATTCGTGGCCTTATAATGATAAACTCATCTTGTGACGGAATTTCTGTCATAGAGCACACCTTTACTAAAGATGAATTGCTGTCTGCCGATGAGGTATTTGTCTGTAATTCGATTATAGGTATTTGGCCTGTCAAACAAATCGCCGGGACCTGTTTTTCGGTGGGAGCGATAACCAGGCAGTTACAAATCAAGCTGGCGCAATTTGAAAAGAAGGCCATTAGTAGTGGTCTTTAA